From Diceros bicornis minor isolate mBicDic1 chromosome 8, mDicBic1.mat.cur, whole genome shotgun sequence, a single genomic window includes:
- the LOC131409656 gene encoding UDP-glucuronosyltransferase 2B31-like isoform X6, translating into MSRKWISVLLLLQLGCYFSPGSSGKVLVWPTEYSHWISMKTILEELVQRGHEVSVLTSSASILVDPYKPSAIKFEIYPTSLSKHDFEVLIRKVIDKWIYHTPKHIVWTYFPVVQELFWEYSDYIQKLCKDAVLNKKLITKLQESRFDLILSDPIGPCGELLAEILKTPLVYSLRFTPGHNIEKYSGGLPFPPSYVPVVMSELSDQMTFMERVKNMIYVLYCDFWFQIFNEKRWDQFYTEVLGRPTTLSELMRKAEMWLIRNYWDFEFPRPLLPHFKYIGGYHCKPAKPLPKEMEEFAQSSGENGIVVFTLGSIVNNMTEERANVIASALAQIPQKVIWRFDGKKPETLGPNTRLYKWIPQNDLLDIKRML; encoded by the exons ATGTCTAGGAAATGGATTTCAGTCCTGCTGCTGCTACAGCTGGGTTGTTACTTTAGCCCTGGAAGTAGCGGAAAGGTGCTGGTGTGGCCCACAGAATATAGCCATTGGATCAGTATGAAGACAATCCTGGAAGAACTTGTCCAGAGAGGTCATGAAGTGAGTGTTCTGACATCTTCAGCTTCCATTCTTGTTGATCCCTACAAACCATCTGCTATTAAATTTGAGATTTATCCTACGTCTTTATCAAAACATGATTTTGAGGTTTTGATCCGAAAAGTGATCGACAAATGGATATATCATACGCCAAAACATATAGTGTGGACATATTTTCCGGTAGTGCAAGAACTCTTCTGGGAATATTCTGATTATATTCAAAAGCTCTGTAAAGATGCAGTTTTGAACAAGAAACTTATAACAAAACTACAGGAATCAAGGTTTGATCTCATTCTCTCAGACCCCATTGGACCCTGTGGTGAGCTCCTGGCTGAGATACTGAAAACACCTTTAGTGTACAGTCTCCGCTTCACTCCAGGCCATAACATTGAAAAGTACAGTGGAGGACTCCCGTTCCCTCCATCCTATGTACCTGTTGTTATGTCAGAATTAAGTGATCAAATGACATTCATGGAGAGGGTAAAAAATATGATATATGTGCTTTATTGTGACTTTTGGttccaaatatttaatgagaagaGGTGGGATCAGTTTTACACTGAAGTACTAG GAAGACCCACTACATTATCTGAGTTAATGAGGAAAGCTGAAATGTGGCTCATTCGAAACTATTGGGATTTTGAATTTCCTCGCCCATTGTTACCACATTTCAAATATATTGGAGGCTATCACTGCAAACCTGCCAAACCCCTGCCTAAG GAAATGGAGGAGTTTGCCCAGAGCTCTGGAGAAAACGGTATTGTGGTGTTTACTCTGGGGTCAATTGTCAATaatatgacagaagaaagagccaATGTGATTGCATCAGCCCTTGCCCAGATTCCACAAAAG